A window from Vigna angularis cultivar LongXiaoDou No.4 chromosome 7, ASM1680809v1, whole genome shotgun sequence encodes these proteins:
- the LOC108337266 gene encoding mitochondrial acidic protein MAM33 — MWKRAVVGAVGALRRPFSSEGGGISTAVNSMLLRSLKDHYQEVAKMNMPPKVSPPSPFTIVKGALDSHGPVLKRSYGEEEVTVYVMRLLAPEDEDSATDQLFIHVDVFKPSQKESLIFLCGLYEDALGIHSVSMRPKLEDSGYLLIPSQYTGPVFADLDDKMRDAFHTYIEERGVNESLFKFLQAWLYVKEHRNLMRWFKTMGLFIDGKKPATGV; from the exons ATGTGGAAGCGAGCGGTGGTGGGCGCCGTGGGTGCTCTCCGGCGGCCGTTCTCGTCGGAAGGTGGCGGTATCTCCACCGCCGTCAACTCGATGCTTCTCCGCTCCCTGAAGGATCACTATCAAGAAGTCGCCAAAATGAACATGCCTCCT AAAGTGAGTCCTCCGTCGCCGTTCACCATCGTGAAGGGGGCTCTGGACTCACATGGTCCGGTTCTGAAGCGCAGCTACGGCGAAGAAGAGGTGACCGTCTACGTGATGCGACTGTTGGCCCCCGAGGACGAGGATTCTGCCACGGACCAGCTCTTCATCCATGTCGATGTCTTCAAACCCTCGCAGAAGGAATCTTTGATTTTCTTATGCGGTTTGTACGAGGATGCTCTGGGGATTCACTCTGTTTCCATGAGGCCTAAGCTCGAAGACTCTGGCTACCTCCTCATCCCTTCGCAATACACTGGCCCTGTTTTCGC GGATCTAGATGATAAGATGAGAGATGCGTTTCACACTTACATTGAGGAACGAGGAGTGAACGAGTCTCTCTTTAAATTTCTTCAAGCGTGGCTATATGTGAAGGAACATCGAAATCTGATGCGGTGGTTCAAAACGATGGGCTTGTTCATTGATGGAAAGAAACCAGCTACAGGTGTTTAA
- the LOC108336410 gene encoding uncharacterized protein LOC108336410, with the protein MDKGKGAKALATSLENLDLNPPSNVKSKSSIAHPQFPGFLSKKTKPSSLVSLCVGVIGRHLEDIIVDLSEIAVNLPADIKIVVAAIARRRKLLNDDVLIALADTSWEILDISGSDVSDSGLIKAAEVCRFIKALDISRCTKITASGIAELVKHCHLLETLRCGGCPRSDNTARRCLGIFKPRFDDYVEEDSWEELDTKEIASGAHSLRWLVWPNIDKISLEDFSTECPRVVVNPKSSPFGFMGTEVPREALQNIILDNEVVKDIDPRTWTVHHRFALKPITQSSSGSTELSVAEKFRLAFVERDNRLAPKRAKNARQHQRRAVRELMLMSTRAKAMVLASQVSKSLHGRSS; encoded by the exons ATGGATAAAGGTAAAGGTGCCAAAGCATTAGCGACCTCTTTGGAAAACCTCGATTTGAATCCCCCATCCAACGTCAAATCCAAGTCTTCCATTGCCCACCCTCAATTTCCCG GATTTCTATCTAAGAAGACAAAGCCTTCGAGTTTAGTCAGCCTTTGCGTGGGAGTTATTGGAAGGCATCTGGAGGATATTATTGTAGATTTGAGTGAGATTGCTGTCAACTTGCCAGCTGATATAAAG ATAGTGGTGGCAGCTATTGCTAGAAGAAGGAAATTGCTGAATGACGATGTCCTGATCGCATTGGCTGATACTTCTTGGGAAATCCTCGATATCTCTGGCTCAGATGTCTCTGATTCTGGCTTGATAAAAGCAGCTGAAGTATGTAGATTCATTAAAGCTCTGGATATAAG CCGATGCACCAAAATTACTGCTAGTGGTATAGCTGAGCTTGTGAAGCACTGCCATTTGTTGGAGACATTGAGATGCGG AGGGTGTCCAAGGAGTGACAACACTGCACGGAGGTGCTTGGGTATATTTAAACCAAGATTTGATGATTATGTGGAGGAGGATTCCTGGGAGGAGCTGGATACGAAAGAAATTGCTAGTGGTGCACACTCACTCAGGTGGCTAGTATGG CCAAACATTGATAAAATTTCTTTGGAGGACTTTTCTACTGAGTGCCCACGTGTTGTTGTAAATCCTAAGTCATCACCCTTTGGGTTCATGGGAACTGAGGTTCCGAGGGAAGCATTGCAAAACATCATATTGGACAACGAAGTTGTCAAGGATATTGATCCCAGAACATGGACAGTGCATCATAGGTTTGCTTTGAAACCCATCACTCAATCTTCTTCAGGCTCCACTGAATTATCAGTAGCTGAAAAATTCAGACTTGCATTTGTGGAAAGGGACAACCGATTAGCTCCAAAGAGAGCTAAAAATGCTCGGCAACATCAGCGTCGTGCAGTGCGGGAATTGATGCTGATGAGCACGAGAGCCAAGGCAATGGTCTTAGCCTCACAAGTAAGCAAGTCTCTTCACGGTCGAAGCTCATAG
- the LOC108337681 gene encoding heterodimeric geranylgeranyl pyrophosphate synthase small subunit, chloroplastic, translated as MPGTIFLNANATFRVRFRAQARSPLPVKPTPFTLPTPHPHWASLQADIEAHLKQAIPIKEPLEVFEPMRRLIFDAPRTTVPALCLAACELVGGQRDQAMDAAAALLLNLANAHVHEELGVREGSNIALLTGDGIVPLGFELLASGDGPGSASPERVMRVIIEISRAVGSGGLIDSQHMKKTLEEENMKRVVEKGEGGLHACGAACGAVVGGGSEEEIERLRRFGFHVGMMRGMAQRGFRNHDVEEQRNLALNELQFFKDTDLRMISTFLNFY; from the coding sequence ATGCCTGGAACAATCTTCCTCAACGCCAACGCCACCTTCAGGGTTCGCTTCCGAGCCCAGGCCCGTTCCCCCTTGCCCGTCAAGCCCACGCCCTTCACACTACCCACACCCCACCCTCACTGGGCCTCCTTGCAGGCCGACATTGAAGCCCACCTAAAACAAGCCATTCCCATCAAAGAGCCGCTCGAGGTTTTCGAGCCCATGCGCCGCCTCATCTTCGACGCCCCCCGGACCACCGTCCCCGCCCTATGTCTCGCAGCCTGCGAGCTCGTGGGCGGGCAGCGCGACCAGGCCATGGACGCTGCTGCGGCCCTGTTACTGAACCTGGCTAATGCACACGTGCACGAGGAGCTTGGTGTTAGGGAGGGGTCCAACATAGCGCTGCTGACCGGGGACGGGATTGTTCCGCTTGGGTTTGAGTTGTTGGCGAGCGGCGACGGGCCGGGCAGTGCAAGCCCGGAGCGGGTGATGCGTGTGATAATCGAGATATCACGTGCGGTGGGTTCGGGAGGGCTGATAGATTCGCAGCACATGAAGAAAACGTTGGAGGAGGAAAACATGAAGCGCGTGGTGGAGAAAGGGGAGGGTGGGTTGCACGCATGCGGCGCCGCCTGTGGTGCGGTGGTCGGAGGTGGGAGTGAGGAGGAGATTGAGAGGCTGAGAAGGTTTGGGTTTCATGTGGGCATGATGAGGGGAATGGCGCAGAGGGGTTTCCGCAACCATGATGTTGAAGAACAAAGAAATCTCGCACTCAATGAATTGCAGTTTTTCAAGGACACAGATCTTCGAATGATCTCaacttttcttaatttctaCTAG
- the LOC108337480 gene encoding uncharacterized protein LOC108337480 — protein sequence MGDKYSPGRKHSGIWNSLRDGDFDEEEIWDVIKNRSDYGSSGVRMFKEKDQSSAVPVPARPSAARMVPRSSNSSNNSSGNSSNEAKVLQQSAPVKIPDWSKIYTSNPAKNSTSRFDADYDGEDDGAGNYGGDSDEDGEENDEADSKLPPHEFIARRLARSQISSFSVLEGAGRTLKGRDLSKVRNAVLSKTGFLESL from the coding sequence ATGGGAGATAAATATAGTCCAGGCAGGAAGCACAGTGGGATATGGAATTCGTTGAGAGATGGAGATtttgatgaagaagaaatttgggatgttatcAAGAACAGAAGTGATTATGGTTCTTCTGGGGTTCGCATGTTCAAAGAGAAGGATCAGTCCTCTGCTGTTCCTGTTCCTGCTAGGCCCAGTGCAGCCAGAATGGTGCCAAGATCTAGCAATAGCAGTAACAATAGCAGTGGTAATTCCTCCAATGAAGCCAAGGTTCTTCAGCAATCAGCACCTGTCAAAATTCCTGACTGGTCAAAAATTTATACGAGTAACCCCGCCAAGAATAGTACTTCAAGGTTTGATGCTGATTATGATGGTGAGGATGATGGTGCTGGTAACTATGGTGGGGATAGTGATGAGGATGGAGAGGAAAATGATGAGGCTGATTCAAAGCTTCCTCCACATGAGTTTATTGCCAGAAGGCTTGCAAGGAGTCAGATATCCTCCTTTTCTGTTCTAGAAGGTGCTGGGAGAACCCTCAAAGGTAGGGATCTTAGCAAAGTGAGGAATGCTGTTCTCTCAAAAACTGGTTTCCTTGAATCACTTTAA
- the LOC108338710 gene encoding syntaxin-61 isoform X1, with amino-acid sequence MPSAQDPFYVVKEEIQESIDKLQSTFRQWEKAADDGERSNLSKEVLTSCESIDWQVDELDKAISVASRDPSLYGIDEVELENRRRWTSDARSQVSTAKKAMEAGTRSNITNNANLNGMRRELMRLTNSHQSASDPYATQDNDDLIESESDRQMLLIKRQDEELDELSISVQRIGDVGLTIHDELVAQEKIVDELGNEMDSTSNRLDFVQKKVAMVMKKASAKGQIMMILGLLALFMFLFILVFFT; translated from the exons ATGCCTTCAGCTCAAGATCCATTCTATGTTGTGAAGGAGGAGATTCAAGAATCT ATTGATAAGCTGCAATCTACTTTTCGCCAATGGGAAAAAGCTGCTGATGATGGCGAGCGATCCAATCTTTCAAAGGAAGTTCTTACTAGCTGTGAAAGCATTGATTGGCAG GTAGATGAATTGGACAAAGCAATTTCTGTGGCCTCTAGAGATCCTTCTTTGTATGGCATTGATGAAGTGGAGCTTGAGAACAGGAGGAGGTGGACCAGTGATGCTCGTAGCCAG GTGAGCACAGCAAAGAAAGCAATGGAAGCGGGAACACGCTCAAATATAACAAACAATGCTAATCTAAATGGGATGCGCAGGGAATTAATGAGGCTTACTAATTCTCATCAATCTGCGTCTGACCCATATGCTACCCAGGATAACGACGATCTCATAGAATCAGAATCGGACAGGCAGATGCTTCTTATAAA GAGACAGGATGAGGAGTTGGACGAACTTAGTATAAGTGTACAGAGAATTGGAGATGTTGGACTTACTATACATGATGAGCTCGTTGCACAG GAGAAGATTGTTGATGAACTGGGTAATGAGATGGACAGTACATCCAATCGTCTAGATTTTGTCCAA AAAAAAGTAGCAATGGTCATGAAGAAGGCTAGTGCAAAGGGCCAGATCATGATGATCCTGGGTTTGCTGGCTCTGTTCATGTTCCTCTTTATCTTGGTATTCTTCACCTAG
- the LOC108338710 gene encoding syntaxin-61 isoform X2: protein MMASDPIFQRKFLLAVKALIGRKVDELDKAISVASRDPSLYGIDEVELENRRRWTSDARSQVSTAKKAMEAGTRSNITNNANLNGMRRELMRLTNSHQSASDPYATQDNDDLIESESDRQMLLIKRQDEELDELSISVQRIGDVGLTIHDELVAQEKIVDELGNEMDSTSNRLDFVQKKVAMVMKKASAKGQIMMILGLLALFMFLFILVFFT from the exons ATGATGGCGAGCGATCCAATCTTTCAAAGGAAGTTCTTACTAGCTGTGAAAGCATTGATTGGCAG AAAGGTAGATGAATTGGACAAAGCAATTTCTGTGGCCTCTAGAGATCCTTCTTTGTATGGCATTGATGAAGTGGAGCTTGAGAACAGGAGGAGGTGGACCAGTGATGCTCGTAGCCAG GTGAGCACAGCAAAGAAAGCAATGGAAGCGGGAACACGCTCAAATATAACAAACAATGCTAATCTAAATGGGATGCGCAGGGAATTAATGAGGCTTACTAATTCTCATCAATCTGCGTCTGACCCATATGCTACCCAGGATAACGACGATCTCATAGAATCAGAATCGGACAGGCAGATGCTTCTTATAAA GAGACAGGATGAGGAGTTGGACGAACTTAGTATAAGTGTACAGAGAATTGGAGATGTTGGACTTACTATACATGATGAGCTCGTTGCACAG GAGAAGATTGTTGATGAACTGGGTAATGAGATGGACAGTACATCCAATCGTCTAGATTTTGTCCAA AAAAAAGTAGCAATGGTCATGAAGAAGGCTAGTGCAAAGGGCCAGATCATGATGATCCTGGGTTTGCTGGCTCTGTTCATGTTCCTCTTTATCTTGGTATTCTTCACCTAG
- the LOC108338712 gene encoding protein translation factor SUI1 homolog produces MVEVGIFQITSNSFDPFAEAKDRDAPGAKEYVHIRIQQRNGKKSLTTVQGLRKEFSYEKILKDLKKEFCCNGNVVHDKELGKIIQLQGDQRKNVSHFLIQAALVRKDQIKIHGF; encoded by the coding sequence ATGGTTGAAGTGGGTATTTTTCAGATAACAAGTAACAGTTTCGACCCATTTGCTGAGGCTAAAGATAGAGATGCCCCCGGGGCGAAGGAGTATGTGCATATCCGTATACAGCAGAGGAATGGGAAGAAGAGTTTGACGACAGTGCAAGGTCTGAGGAAAGAGTTCAGCTATGAGAAGATTCTGAAAGACCTGAAGAAAGAGTTCTGCTGCAATGGTAATGTTGTCCATGACAAGGAGCTTGGCAAGATTATCCAACTCCAAGGTGATCAGCGCAAAAACGTTTCTCACTTCCTCATTCAGGCTGCACTTGTTAGGAAGGACCAGATCAAGATTCATGGTTTTTGA
- the LOC108337651 gene encoding TMV resistance protein N-like isoform X2, whose translation MARYDVFLCFRGKDTRHTLTGNLYAALQQARFRTFMDDDELKGADQIAYTIVLEASRISIVVLSEHFAFSSWCLDELANILDCMNTKNQAVFPIFYEVDPFYVRHLKGSFGEAMVAHEARFGKDSEKVEKWRSALAQVANLSGWCFGRGRCQYEYEYEFIERIVQHVTKLLPRYSIFLSFSGKDTRSFTGFLYNALSRSGYHTFISDGEHSSQSIVGVIEKSRLSIIVFSENYARSPSSLDELLRILECMDMKNHLVCPIFYKVLPSDIRHQRKSYCEAMIEHENVMGEDSEKVKKWRSALFQVANLKGWCMKTGYEYEFIEKIVEMASKI comes from the exons ATGGCGCGTTATGACGTTTTTCTGTGCTTTAGAGGGAAGGACACGCGCCACACCCTCACAGGTAACCTCTATGCTGCTTTGCAGCAGGCTAGATTCAGAACTTTCATGGATGATGACGAGTTGAAGGGTGCCGACCAAATTGCATATACGATCGTTTTGGAAGCATCCAGGATTTCGATCGTTGTTCTCTCCGAACACTTTGCGTTTTCCAGTTGGTGCCTTGATGAACTTGCTAACATCCTAGACTGCATGAACACAAAGAACCAAGCCGTTTTTCCAATCTTTTACGAAGTCGATCCGTTCTATGTAAGGCACCTGAAAGGTAGTTTTGGCGAGGCCATGGTTGCCCATGAAGCTAGATTCGGAAAGGACTCTGAGAAAGTAGAAAAATGGAGGTCAGCTTTGGCTCAAGTGGCCAACTTGTCGGGATGGTGTTTTGGAAGAGGAAG GTGccaatatgaatatgaatatgaattcATTGAAAGGATTGTGCAACATGTGACCAAGTTGTTACCCCGCTACAGCATTTTTCTGAGTTTTAGTGGAAAAGATACACGCTCCTTCACGGGTTTTCTCTACAATGCTTTGAGCCGAAGTGGATACCATACTTTCATCAGTGATGGGGAACATAGTTCACAATCTATTGTTGGGGTTATTGAAAAATCAAGGCTTTCAATCATTGTCTTTTCTGAAAACTATGCACGTTCCCCTTCCTCTCTTGATGAGCTTTTGAGGATCCTTGAGTGCATGGATATGAAAAACCACCTGGTTTGCCCCATCTTTTACAAAGTGTTACCGTCGGATATAAGGCATCAGAGAAAAAGTTATTGTGAAGCCATGATTGAACATGAAAATGTGATGGGTGAGGACTCTGAGAAGGTCAAGAAATGGAGGTCAGCTTTGTTTCAAGTCGCCAACTTGAAAGGATGGTGCATGAAAACGGG GTACGAATAcgaatttattgaaaaaatcgTGGAAATGGccagtaaaatttaa
- the LOC108337651 gene encoding TMV resistance protein N-like isoform X1, whose protein sequence is MARYDVFLCFRGKDTRHTLTGNLYAALQQARFRTFMDDDELKGADQIAYTIVLEASRISIVVLSEHFAFSSWCLDELANILDCMNTKNQAVFPIFYEVDPFYVRHLKGSFGEAMVAHEARFGKDSEKVEKWRSALAQVANLSGWCFGRGRWCQYEYEYEFIERIVQHVTKLLPRYSIFLSFSGKDTRSFTGFLYNALSRSGYHTFISDGEHSSQSIVGVIEKSRLSIIVFSENYARSPSSLDELLRILECMDMKNHLVCPIFYKVLPSDIRHQRKSYCEAMIEHENVMGEDSEKVKKWRSALFQVANLKGWCMKTGYEYEFIEKIVEMASKI, encoded by the exons ATGGCGCGTTATGACGTTTTTCTGTGCTTTAGAGGGAAGGACACGCGCCACACCCTCACAGGTAACCTCTATGCTGCTTTGCAGCAGGCTAGATTCAGAACTTTCATGGATGATGACGAGTTGAAGGGTGCCGACCAAATTGCATATACGATCGTTTTGGAAGCATCCAGGATTTCGATCGTTGTTCTCTCCGAACACTTTGCGTTTTCCAGTTGGTGCCTTGATGAACTTGCTAACATCCTAGACTGCATGAACACAAAGAACCAAGCCGTTTTTCCAATCTTTTACGAAGTCGATCCGTTCTATGTAAGGCACCTGAAAGGTAGTTTTGGCGAGGCCATGGTTGCCCATGAAGCTAGATTCGGAAAGGACTCTGAGAAAGTAGAAAAATGGAGGTCAGCTTTGGCTCAAGTGGCCAACTTGTCGGGATGGTGTTTTGGAAGAGGAAGGTG GTGccaatatgaatatgaatatgaattcATTGAAAGGATTGTGCAACATGTGACCAAGTTGTTACCCCGCTACAGCATTTTTCTGAGTTTTAGTGGAAAAGATACACGCTCCTTCACGGGTTTTCTCTACAATGCTTTGAGCCGAAGTGGATACCATACTTTCATCAGTGATGGGGAACATAGTTCACAATCTATTGTTGGGGTTATTGAAAAATCAAGGCTTTCAATCATTGTCTTTTCTGAAAACTATGCACGTTCCCCTTCCTCTCTTGATGAGCTTTTGAGGATCCTTGAGTGCATGGATATGAAAAACCACCTGGTTTGCCCCATCTTTTACAAAGTGTTACCGTCGGATATAAGGCATCAGAGAAAAAGTTATTGTGAAGCCATGATTGAACATGAAAATGTGATGGGTGAGGACTCTGAGAAGGTCAAGAAATGGAGGTCAGCTTTGTTTCAAGTCGCCAACTTGAAAGGATGGTGCATGAAAACGGG GTACGAATAcgaatttattgaaaaaatcgTGGAAATGGccagtaaaatttaa
- the LOC108337693 gene encoding disease resistance protein Roq1 isoform X1 produces the protein MEAESYNRLSQQDPSGGATVSHPSSERKNFDVFLSLGGKDVRYTFTGNLFNALRSKRIKTLFREHEYEPDDDTNISPSALKAIQTSKISIVVFSPEYASSSKRLDELVAILECRMRTNQLVWPIFYGVEPTDVRFQRGRYEQAINRFEERYYSPERMNKWRAALAEVSNLSGWFYQKGHKYEYKFIRKIVEAAVQCLSRYDVFLSFCGEDTRYTLTGFLYNALRREGFKIFMDDEELEGGNQISQKLMGAIESSRVSIVVFSENYGYSTWCALSQITNLEGEHLSENEFHHESIERIVERLINIEDEEAYNNSFPCSNDSYGEQ, from the exons ATGGAGGCAGAAAGTTACAATAGACTGAGTCAACAAGACCCTTCTGGTGGTGCCACTGTTTCTCATCCATCCAGTGAACGAAAAAACTTTGATGTTTTCCTCAGTCTTGGTGGAAAAGATGTTCGCTACACCTTCACTGGTAATCTCTTTAATGCTTTGCGCAGCAAGAGAATTAAGACCCTTTTCAGAGAACATGAATATGAACCTGATGATGACACCAATATTTCACCCTCTGCTCTTAAAGCAATACAAACGTCAAAGATTTCCATCGTTGTTTTCTCCCCAGAATATGCATCCTCCTCAAAACGTCTCGATGAACTTGTGGCCATCCTTGAGTGTAGGATGAGGACCAACCAACTCGTATGGCCAATCTTTTACGGAGTGGAACCGACTGACGTAAGATTTCAGAGAGGTAGATATGAACAAGCCATTAATAGATTTGAAGAAAGATATTATTCCCCAGAGAGGATGAATAAATGGAGAGCAGCTTTGGCTGAAGTCAGCAACTTGAGTGGATGGTTTTACCAAAAGGG GCACAAATACGAATATAAATTCATCCGAAAGATTGTGGAAGCAGCCGTGCAATGCCTGTCAAGATATGATgtttttctgagtttttgtGGAGAGGATACCCGCTACACTCTCACAGGTTTTCTATACAATGCCCTTCGCCGAGAGGGATTCAAAATCTTCATGGACGATGAAGAATTGGAGGGTGGGAACCAAATTTCTCAAAAGCTAATGGGAGCAATAGAAAGTTCAAGGGTTTCAATTGTTGTGTTCTCTGAAAACTATGGATATTCCACCTGGTGTGCTTTGTCTCAAATCACCAACTTGGAAGGAGAGCATCTCAGTGAAAATGA GTTCCATCATGAATCTATAGAAAGGATTGTGGAACGGCTCATTAATATTGAAGATGAGGAAGCATATAACAACTCCTTTCCTTGTTCCAATGACAGCTACGGAGAACAATGA
- the LOC108337693 gene encoding disease resistance protein RPV1 isoform X2, producing the protein MEAESYNRLSQQDPSGGATVSHPSSERKNFDVFLSLGGKDVRYTFTGNLFNALRSKRIKTLFREHEYEPDDDTNISPSALKAIQTSKISIVVFSPEYASSSKRLDELVAILECRMRTNQLVWPIFYGVEPTDVRFQRGRYEQAINRFEERYYSPERMNKWRAALAEVSNLSGWFYQKGHKYEYKFIRKIVEAAVQCLSRYDVFLSFCGEDTRYTLTGFLYNALRREGFKIFMDDEELEGGNQISQKLMGAIESSRVSIVVFSENYGYSTWCALSQITNLEGEHLSENESVPS; encoded by the exons ATGGAGGCAGAAAGTTACAATAGACTGAGTCAACAAGACCCTTCTGGTGGTGCCACTGTTTCTCATCCATCCAGTGAACGAAAAAACTTTGATGTTTTCCTCAGTCTTGGTGGAAAAGATGTTCGCTACACCTTCACTGGTAATCTCTTTAATGCTTTGCGCAGCAAGAGAATTAAGACCCTTTTCAGAGAACATGAATATGAACCTGATGATGACACCAATATTTCACCCTCTGCTCTTAAAGCAATACAAACGTCAAAGATTTCCATCGTTGTTTTCTCCCCAGAATATGCATCCTCCTCAAAACGTCTCGATGAACTTGTGGCCATCCTTGAGTGTAGGATGAGGACCAACCAACTCGTATGGCCAATCTTTTACGGAGTGGAACCGACTGACGTAAGATTTCAGAGAGGTAGATATGAACAAGCCATTAATAGATTTGAAGAAAGATATTATTCCCCAGAGAGGATGAATAAATGGAGAGCAGCTTTGGCTGAAGTCAGCAACTTGAGTGGATGGTTTTACCAAAAGGG GCACAAATACGAATATAAATTCATCCGAAAGATTGTGGAAGCAGCCGTGCAATGCCTGTCAAGATATGATgtttttctgagtttttgtGGAGAGGATACCCGCTACACTCTCACAGGTTTTCTATACAATGCCCTTCGCCGAGAGGGATTCAAAATCTTCATGGACGATGAAGAATTGGAGGGTGGGAACCAAATTTCTCAAAAGCTAATGGGAGCAATAGAAAGTTCAAGGGTTTCAATTGTTGTGTTCTCTGAAAACTATGGATATTCCACCTGGTGTGCTTTGTCTCAAATCACCAACTTGGAAGGAGAGCATCTCAGTGAAAATGAGTCt GTTCCATCATGA